In Bacillus sp. KH172YL63, one genomic interval encodes:
- a CDS encoding beta-class carbonic anhydrase, translated as MTLLTNILEYNQQFVQEQSYEEYRTTKFPDKRLVILTCMDTRLVELLPKSMNMKNGDVKIVKNAGAIMSHPFGSIMRSLLVAVYELQADEVLVIGHHDCGMSAINSNQIIDKMKDRGITDETLNTVNYSGIDLHDWLKGFNSVQESVAHSVDMIKNHPLMDKNIPVHGLVISPETGKLDLVVDGY; from the coding sequence ATGACTTTATTAACGAACATCCTTGAATACAACCAGCAATTTGTGCAAGAACAATCGTATGAAGAGTACAGAACAACCAAGTTCCCTGACAAACGCTTAGTGATTCTTACTTGCATGGATACTCGTTTAGTTGAACTGCTGCCTAAATCCATGAACATGAAAAATGGCGATGTGAAAATCGTTAAAAATGCCGGCGCCATCATGAGCCATCCTTTCGGAAGTATCATGCGCAGCCTGCTCGTTGCAGTCTACGAACTTCAAGCTGACGAAGTACTTGTCATCGGACACCACGACTGCGGCATGAGCGCCATCAACAGCAACCAGATCATCGACAAAATGAAAGACCGTGGCATCACAGACGAAACACTCAACACCGTCAACTACTCAGGCATCGACCTGCATGACTGGCTGAAAGGCTTCAACTCAGTCCAGGAAAGCGTCGCCCACAGCGTCGACATGATCAAAAACCACCCGCTGATGGACAAGAACATCCCGGTTCACGGACTCGTCATCAGCCCTGAAACAGGGAAACTCGAC
- a CDS encoding cobalamin B12-binding domain-containing protein, producing MNQLVKTFTKAILAGDVPALLELHASSIHSKMDSFTFYEKVVKPSMYRVGELWEKNQITVADEHLATATLKYLLATLFTHQEAYEDQPKALLFCIEGEHHSLGLELANEVFKEKQWNTRYLGSNVPVKDALSFIDAWQPQVIGISIGMTTELVRLKNCVGEIRHHHPDIEILVGGRLISNYTLDFLEEASVSTFYDLVELNEYLTDLRGQFVSLKG from the coding sequence ATGAATCAGCTCGTCAAGACGTTCACCAAAGCCATTCTCGCCGGGGACGTGCCAGCCCTGCTGGAATTGCATGCCTCCTCCATTCACTCAAAGATGGATTCTTTCACTTTTTACGAAAAAGTCGTCAAGCCATCCATGTACAGAGTAGGTGAGCTTTGGGAGAAAAATCAAATAACCGTTGCAGATGAGCACTTGGCCACTGCAACCCTTAAATATCTGCTCGCCACCCTCTTCACCCATCAGGAAGCTTATGAAGACCAGCCGAAAGCCTTATTATTCTGTATCGAGGGTGAGCATCACAGCCTGGGCCTCGAGCTTGCAAACGAAGTGTTTAAAGAAAAGCAATGGAATACCCGTTATCTTGGCTCCAATGTCCCGGTTAAAGACGCATTAAGCTTCATCGATGCATGGCAGCCCCAGGTGATCGGCATCTCCATCGGCATGACCACCGAGCTCGTACGCTTGAAAAACTGTGTCGGTGAAATCAGGCATCACCACCCAGACATCGAAATCCTGGTCGGCGGCAGGCTCATATCAAACTACACACTTGATTTCCTCGAGGAAGCGAGTGTTTCAACTTTCTACGACCTAGTCGAACTCAACGAATATTTGACCGACCTCAGAGGACAGTTTGTTTCCCTGAAAGGGTAA
- the queF gene encoding preQ(1) synthase yields the protein MSGRKDEELPDLTLLGNQGTNYLFEYAPHILESFDNKHPNRDYFVKFNCPEFTSLCPKTGQPDFATIYISYIPDQKMVESKSLKLYLFSFRNHGDFHEDCMNIIMNDLIELMDPRYIEVWGKFTPRGGISIDPYCNYGKPGTKYETMADHRMMNHDLYPEKIDNR from the coding sequence ATGTCAGGAAGAAAAGACGAAGAATTACCGGATTTAACTCTATTAGGGAACCAGGGGACAAATTATTTATTCGAATATGCTCCCCATATTTTGGAGTCATTCGACAATAAGCACCCAAACCGCGACTATTTCGTGAAATTCAACTGCCCTGAATTCACAAGCCTTTGTCCGAAAACAGGCCAGCCGGATTTTGCAACCATCTATATCAGCTATATCCCTGATCAAAAGATGGTGGAAAGCAAATCATTGAAGCTATACTTGTTCAGCTTCAGAAATCACGGTGATTTCCATGAAGACTGCATGAATATCATCATGAATGATCTGATTGAATTAATGGATCCACGTTATATCGAAGTGTGGGGTAAATTCACACCTCGTGGCGGAATCAGCATCGATCCATACTGCAACTACGGAAAGCCTGGTACGAAATATGAAACGATGGCCGACCACCGCATGATGAATCATGATCTGTATCCAGAAAAAATCGATAATCGGTAA
- a CDS encoding DUF3862 domain-containing protein codes for MKTKKPIKSMFIILILLNLLAGCSGNDEAKEDVENKGSKLITLQQFNKVEKGMSYDEVVDITGVEGEPMTEETESTTMYAWDGVAPDSFMALTFKDGKLTEKIQNGLK; via the coding sequence ATGAAGACTAAAAAACCGATCAAGAGTATGTTCATTATTCTAATTCTATTAAATCTTCTTGCAGGATGCTCCGGCAATGATGAGGCAAAAGAAGATGTAGAAAATAAAGGTTCAAAACTCATTACATTACAGCAATTCAATAAAGTTGAAAAAGGTATGAGTTATGATGAAGTGGTGGATATTACAGGGGTTGAAGGGGAACCAATGACTGAAGAAACAGAAAGCACCACGATGTACGCATGGGATGGGGTAGCTCCGGATTCATTCATGGCATTGACTTTCAAAGACGGTAAATTGACTGAAAAGATTCAAAACGGGTTAAAGTAA
- a CDS encoding TlpA family protein disulfide reductase, producing the protein MEGLVISQIVLWLFSMVLFYMVFNLIKKVQNLSKSLQNVNSKDPNVIGPPIGSVGKPLGNMQLSNQETLILFFSTGCHFCKNVINDLQKVKEEYQNIIVLIKDDDKEVYEEYEKKISSFQIECKRLTEQIYLDYVIKGFPFGVVTKKQKIVSKGPAPSLKAIEELKKTA; encoded by the coding sequence ATGGAAGGTTTAGTGATTTCACAAATAGTACTTTGGTTATTCAGTATGGTGTTGTTTTATATGGTCTTTAATCTTATAAAAAAGGTACAAAACCTGTCAAAGAGTTTACAGAACGTAAATAGCAAAGACCCAAATGTCATTGGTCCGCCAATTGGAAGTGTAGGTAAACCACTAGGGAATATGCAACTCAGCAATCAAGAAACATTGATTCTTTTCTTTTCTACCGGCTGTCACTTTTGTAAAAATGTCATTAATGACCTGCAAAAGGTGAAAGAAGAATATCAAAACATCATTGTTTTGATAAAAGATGATGATAAAGAGGTTTATGAAGAATATGAAAAGAAAATTTCTTCCTTTCAAATAGAGTGTAAACGGTTAACAGAACAGATATACTTGGATTATGTGATTAAAGGTTTCCCTTTTGGTGTTGTTACAAAAAAACAAAAAATTGTATCCAAAGGACCTGCTCCTTCATTAAAAGCAATAGAGGAGCTTAAAAAAACCGCTTAA
- a CDS encoding MauE/DoxX family redox-associated membrane protein, translating to MDYFLLVLRGLTAYLFLSTAYHKISNYTQHLGIVENYRIIKRKYITPLVIFLIVIELTVSITLLVGLYIKWSLAVSLMLLIVYTLAVSINLNRGRHELSCGCGGIIGNDRISYKTIIRNLVLMSLILVQILKTPSLFSIEQYITEPDIFQWTDGLVFITLSTIMVAYYVYNKFKNLLKEM from the coding sequence ATGGATTACTTTCTACTAGTTTTACGAGGTTTAACAGCTTACCTATTTCTTTCGACAGCTTATCATAAAATCTCCAATTATACTCAACATCTTGGGATCGTGGAGAATTACCGGATAATAAAAAGGAAATATATTACACCACTAGTGATTTTTTTGATAGTTATTGAATTGACTGTTTCAATCACTCTTTTAGTGGGTCTGTATATTAAGTGGTCTTTAGCTGTTTCCTTGATGCTCTTAATTGTATACACGCTAGCAGTATCTATTAACTTAAATAGAGGGCGGCATGAACTGTCTTGTGGGTGTGGAGGGATAATTGGGAACGATCGTATATCGTATAAGACGATTATCAGGAATTTGGTTTTAATGTCACTCATTTTGGTGCAAATACTGAAAACACCTTCTCTGTTTTCCATCGAACAATATATAACAGAGCCTGACATATTTCAGTGGACGGATGGTTTGGTGTTCATTACTTTAAGTACAATAATGGTGGCTTATTATGTATACAACAAATTTAAAAATTTGCTAAAGGAGATGTAA
- a CDS encoding ABC transporter ATP-binding protein — protein MLYIKKVSFILFSSAKGWLFARILSSLILGLVPYVSLWTTENLVNGIVKVLSDDATINDLFIYLIALLFVQALPLIFGSLIVIIDKKYENILNLHIQHKVSYKATNVPISYYDIPDFHNKLSRLDGNLGLRLMTPVKSYIEIFKYTLSILSVVYYLIEIHWALVVLNCVVSIPLIFMQNRYGKKQFNLMVKQTPDIRMSRYYNSLLSNRQSIREVRIFGLRDYFLNKWSQLFRKTNDEAYKLTRSLEGNQAFFQFLNSIFYVISLVFAIYVLKSRSLGVGAYVAITQSMTTFLVNIKMLGVNISKIYKEQLYIKDLFDFLDYTEGISTERATKEFTQTASKGIEFKNVDFKYPLSDKNVLKEINFSLKPNEKIAIVGSNGSGKSTLVKCLMGLYHPTKGEIFIDGLEIREIKEESLYKKITVIFQDFIKYNLSIYENIAIGNIQDINNEEKIQKVAKATGIHNLAMQLDDGYQAVLGKIYVKGVDLSGGQWQNLALSRALFKEGEIFILDEPTSALDPKAELEVFEKFKELSKGKTTIYISHRMASARLADRILVMDKGRIIEEGTHDELMIQEGTYFNMYSAQAKWYQ, from the coding sequence ATGTTATATATTAAAAAGGTTTCTTTTATTTTGTTTAGCAGCGCTAAAGGATGGTTGTTTGCAAGAATCTTGTCAAGTTTGATCCTAGGATTGGTTCCTTACGTTAGTCTATGGACAACTGAAAATCTAGTTAACGGTATCGTGAAAGTATTAAGTGATGATGCCACGATAAATGATTTATTCATATATCTAATAGCTTTGCTATTCGTTCAAGCACTTCCCCTGATTTTTGGAAGCTTGATTGTCATCATTGATAAAAAATACGAAAATATTTTAAATTTACATATTCAACATAAGGTTTCATATAAGGCCACAAACGTACCAATTAGTTATTATGATATACCTGATTTCCACAATAAGTTAAGTAGGTTAGATGGGAACCTGGGACTTAGATTAATGACACCTGTAAAGTCATACATTGAAATATTTAAGTACACCCTCTCCATACTTTCTGTTGTATATTATCTTATCGAAATACATTGGGCATTGGTGGTTCTTAATTGTGTAGTATCTATTCCGTTAATCTTCATGCAGAATCGATACGGGAAAAAACAATTTAATCTGATGGTCAAACAAACTCCAGATATTAGAATGTCAAGATATTATAATTCCCTCCTCAGCAATAGACAATCGATTAGAGAGGTAAGAATATTCGGTTTGAGGGATTATTTTCTGAATAAATGGTCTCAATTATTTAGAAAGACTAATGATGAGGCATATAAACTGACGAGGAGTTTAGAGGGGAATCAAGCCTTTTTTCAATTTCTAAATTCAATCTTTTATGTTATCAGCTTGGTATTTGCGATATATGTACTTAAATCAAGGTCTCTGGGTGTCGGAGCTTATGTAGCTATCACTCAATCCATGACTACGTTTCTCGTAAATATCAAGATGTTGGGGGTCAATATTTCAAAAATTTATAAAGAGCAGCTGTACATTAAAGATTTGTTCGATTTTCTAGACTATACAGAGGGGATATCTACAGAAAGAGCAACTAAAGAATTTACACAAACTGCCTCAAAAGGAATTGAGTTTAAAAATGTCGATTTCAAATATCCACTCAGCGATAAAAATGTCTTAAAAGAGATTAATTTTTCTCTTAAGCCTAATGAGAAAATTGCAATAGTAGGTTCAAATGGATCTGGAAAAAGCACATTGGTAAAATGTTTAATGGGGCTATATCACCCCACAAAAGGGGAAATTTTTATCGATGGGCTTGAAATTCGTGAAATAAAAGAAGAGAGCTTATATAAAAAAATAACAGTAATTTTTCAAGACTTTATTAAATATAATTTATCCATTTATGAGAATATTGCAATAGGGAATATTCAGGATATTAACAACGAAGAGAAAATCCAGAAGGTTGCAAAAGCTACCGGAATACATAATCTTGCTATGCAACTAGATGATGGATACCAAGCTGTGTTAGGAAAGATCTATGTAAAAGGAGTGGATCTTTCAGGGGGTCAATGGCAAAATTTAGCCCTTTCCAGAGCTTTATTTAAAGAGGGCGAAATTTTCATTCTGGATGAACCTACTTCAGCTTTAGACCCAAAAGCAGAGCTCGAGGTTTTTGAAAAATTCAAGGAGCTATCTAAAGGGAAAACAACCATATATATATCACATAGGATGGCTTCAGCCAGATTGGCAGATAGAATATTGGTAATGGATAAAGGAAGAATCATAGAAGAAGGCACTCACGATGAATTAATGATTCAAGAAGGAACGTATTTCAATATGTACAGTGCACAGGCAAAGTGGTATCAATAA
- a CDS encoding ABC transporter permease subunit gives MINVLRFFTEFLITLLVIIFVSCLPLFGQTLRISEFMRAFISSFQYLFNPGALQIPQYYGEELAFFNIIGEKYFNTMIILITSFLIAIILSLVVSFLYIKSNEKIKRTFSSFFFVLESVPDVLMVIILQFSFVMVYKFSGWSLGITAITNDGSLYLLPIICLSVIPTIQLFKYFSSYVEEEQKKTYSEFLKAKGLSENYIIVFHLFKNSLIQFISQSKNIILFMLSNLLILELVLNIDGLMGFIKTYGIGDHRILMWCLILIYLPFLLFYKSIHLITEHRTSNGGSRNGA, from the coding sequence TTGATAAACGTTTTGAGGTTTTTCACAGAATTTCTCATTACACTTCTGGTCATTATCTTTGTCAGTTGTCTTCCATTATTTGGACAAACATTGCGAATCTCAGAATTTATGCGTGCATTTATTAGTAGTTTTCAATACCTGTTTAATCCGGGTGCTTTACAAATACCTCAGTATTATGGAGAAGAACTGGCATTCTTTAATATTATTGGAGAAAAATATTTCAACACGATGATTATATTAATAACTTCATTTCTGATTGCAATCATACTGTCACTGGTTGTTTCTTTTCTTTATATCAAGTCTAATGAAAAGATAAAAAGAACATTCTCATCTTTCTTTTTTGTTCTTGAATCTGTACCTGATGTATTAATGGTCATCATCCTTCAATTCTCATTTGTTATGGTTTACAAGTTTTCTGGGTGGTCTCTTGGCATTACAGCCATCACGAATGACGGATCGCTATATTTACTACCCATTATTTGTTTAAGTGTCATCCCTACTATTCAACTCTTCAAGTACTTTTCTTCATATGTAGAAGAAGAGCAAAAAAAGACATACAGTGAATTCCTTAAAGCAAAAGGGTTAAGTGAAAACTACATCATCGTCTTCCATTTATTCAAAAACTCCCTCATACAGTTTATCAGCCAGTCCAAGAACATCATTTTATTTATGTTGTCAAATTTACTCATATTAGAGTTGGTATTAAATATAGACGGCCTGATGGGATTCATAAAGACATATGGGATAGGGGACCATCGTATTTTAATGTGGTGTTTAATCCTCATCTATTTACCGTTTTTACTTTTCTATAAATCGATACATCTTATCACAGAACATAGAACGAGTAATGGGGGATCGAGGAATGGCGCATAA
- a CDS encoding peptide ABC transporter permease, whose translation MAHKRINVKLYIGLALLGVLMFLSFFPSSLYPFFHHETTTLLYDTKGNLVGAPPFSPGQVAPLGTDKFGVSLLYMLVKGAKFTFIFVVIISFLRLFISLACAFFYAFYLGRYINWIKKSLDVIYFIPPVFIIFFVMGPLNHHYTNSQSINYELIMIEIAIFTILAVPPLTIQLGDEIRRYFREEFIQICMLSGAGYLYILRKHLFLLMKPRIVILFLQQIIQLLFLLIHLSILDIFIGGTQKIKTSMTGGAFERISLSNEWAGMIGTHYKDIFLYPWLTLAPLIAFTLLILSVKLILSGYENYASKQKHTSNSQTEYNREIHGEKFSLIKQSHQHINN comes from the coding sequence ATGGCGCATAAAAGAATAAATGTAAAGCTATATATAGGCTTGGCTTTACTTGGTGTATTAATGTTTCTTAGCTTTTTTCCTTCTTCTTTATACCCATTCTTTCACCATGAAACAACCACCCTTCTTTATGACACAAAAGGGAATCTAGTTGGAGCACCACCATTTTCGCCTGGTCAGGTAGCACCGCTAGGAACAGACAAATTTGGCGTGAGTTTACTTTATATGTTAGTGAAAGGGGCAAAGTTTACATTTATATTTGTAGTCATTATAAGTTTTTTGAGGCTATTTATTTCACTTGCTTGCGCATTTTTCTATGCATTTTATTTAGGGAGATACATAAATTGGATTAAAAAATCTTTAGATGTCATTTATTTCATCCCACCTGTATTCATCATATTCTTTGTAATGGGACCATTGAATCATCACTATACGAATTCTCAATCCATCAATTATGAATTGATTATGATTGAAATAGCCATTTTCACCATCCTGGCAGTCCCACCCCTCACGATACAATTAGGAGATGAGATTCGCAGATATTTCAGGGAAGAGTTTATACAAATTTGTATGTTATCAGGAGCAGGGTATCTGTATATTCTGAGAAAGCACCTTTTCTTATTGATGAAACCTAGAATCGTGATCTTGTTTTTACAACAAATTATTCAGCTGTTATTTCTCCTCATTCATTTGAGTATTTTAGATATTTTCATTGGCGGTACTCAAAAAATTAAAACGTCTATGACAGGCGGGGCGTTTGAAAGAATTTCTTTATCAAATGAATGGGCTGGAATGATCGGTACACATTATAAGGATATATTTCTATATCCCTGGCTTACGTTAGCACCACTTATTGCATTCACTCTTTTAATTCTATCTGTAAAACTAATCTTATCAGGATATGAAAATTATGCCTCAAAACAAAAGCATACTTCTAATAGCCAAACTGAATACAACCGGGAAATCCATGGAGAAAAATTTTCATTAATAAAACAGAGCCATCAACACATTAATAATTAA
- a CDS encoding YitT family protein, translating to MRQRIFSFLMMNFGAFLVSVNVHFFLSPNNLATGGVSGLSIIMNDLFPGMSLGLFMIIINIILFIIGVIFLGFNFGAKTIYASFALSFYVWLLEEFAPMSVPLSDDILIQLIIGQCIAATGMAIVFNQQASTGGTDIVALIFNKYFNIDVGRGVLLADLSIALSSAVLFGPQVGMYAFFGVILNGLVIDYALQQFNTNKEIVIISRHSDEIKSYIVHELGKGATIHTATGAFTSDEKEVITTILGRKDFTRLKGFITEVDNRAFITVHTMNEILGQNFKRLA from the coding sequence ATGCGACAAAGAATATTTTCCTTCTTAATGATGAATTTCGGTGCATTCCTTGTTTCGGTGAATGTCCATTTTTTCTTATCGCCTAATAATTTAGCGACAGGGGGCGTCAGTGGATTGTCGATCATCATGAACGATTTGTTCCCGGGCATGTCGCTTGGACTGTTCATGATTATTATCAATATTATTTTATTCATCATTGGTGTGATCTTTCTCGGCTTTAATTTTGGTGCGAAAACCATTTACGCGAGTTTCGCCCTGTCATTCTATGTTTGGTTATTAGAAGAATTTGCTCCGATGAGCGTTCCATTAAGTGATGATATCCTGATTCAATTGATCATCGGACAATGTATTGCCGCAACCGGTATGGCGATTGTGTTCAATCAGCAGGCATCCACTGGTGGAACGGATATCGTTGCCTTGATCTTTAATAAATATTTCAATATAGATGTAGGACGTGGCGTTCTGTTGGCGGACTTGTCGATTGCCCTGTCCTCTGCAGTCCTATTCGGTCCTCAAGTCGGTATGTACGCATTCTTCGGTGTCATCCTGAACGGTTTGGTCATCGATTACGCACTGCAGCAGTTCAATACGAATAAAGAGATTGTCATCATCAGCCGTCACAGTGATGAAATCAAATCCTATATCGTCCACGAGCTTGGAAAAGGAGCGACGATCCATACGGCGACAGGTGCCTTCACTTCAGATGAAAAGGAAGTCATCACGACCATCCTTGGCCGCAAAGACTTCACCAGGCTGAAAGGATTCATCACCGAGGTGGATAACCGTGCCTTCATTACGGTCCACACGATGAATGAAATCCTCGGGCAAAACTTTAAACGACTGGCTTAA
- a CDS encoding DUF2339 domain-containing protein, with product MEKEEFERLEKKIGALERELYAVKRELLHAKGKAEPTVIQKAAVHEERERVPIVDPSTAPVTEKERFDFSVERWLPKVFLFVLLIGSIWGFMAASQNGWVTPGLRVLTGAVISVAMYALGERYSRDQRKLSLTLLSGSIILAIITLFSANILYGYIGGLITNLLLLVIISVGLWASHKHGSQLILCLIGAGAYLFPFIFAGDERNEWLFYGYEMVLFFVLMTFSTMKRYRIAWNIHYYLLYFSLFFFAAFGIGEMTLTVFIPFAIQHGYLLLLIVLNRDERVSAEMIPAMVSGCFILLGLLNDIYVEIPLYYYWIFAGVYIGASFVEPKEKKRTKDVLLVLGFMHVLLFLFQYYEYEWRFVLVALQAIALLWLAGRRESYIGLAGSVLLIVISLLSVLVGSSVDFMTDELPIFAAAFGYVYLYAYYNQSASSFLNGPITLVKVVLTGLVTFFVFRMTDYIVLDWAYTPRTTAFTVAIATLSILYLIYAETKKDVFYRWAGISFLALALVKFFLADLVFLDFTIRAMILIPIGVIGLVLSRVLYKKK from the coding sequence ATGGAGAAGGAAGAGTTTGAAAGATTAGAGAAGAAAATCGGTGCCTTGGAAAGAGAGCTTTACGCAGTCAAAAGGGAGTTGCTCCACGCGAAGGGAAAGGCTGAACCAACGGTCATCCAAAAAGCGGCAGTGCATGAAGAGCGGGAGCGGGTTCCGATCGTAGACCCGTCAACTGCGCCGGTGACAGAAAAAGAACGCTTCGATTTTTCAGTGGAACGCTGGCTTCCGAAGGTGTTCCTGTTCGTCCTGCTGATCGGGAGTATATGGGGGTTCATGGCCGCTTCCCAAAACGGCTGGGTGACACCGGGACTGAGGGTGCTGACAGGAGCGGTGATCTCTGTTGCCATGTATGCGTTAGGCGAAAGGTACAGCCGCGATCAGCGGAAATTATCTCTTACACTATTATCAGGAAGCATCATCCTTGCCATCATCACACTGTTTTCAGCCAATATTCTTTACGGGTATATCGGCGGATTGATCACGAATCTGCTTTTGCTGGTCATTATTTCAGTCGGGCTTTGGGCTTCACATAAACATGGGTCACAGTTGATCCTGTGCTTGATCGGGGCAGGCGCGTATCTGTTTCCGTTCATTTTTGCAGGGGACGAACGGAATGAGTGGCTGTTCTACGGTTACGAGATGGTGCTGTTCTTTGTATTGATGACGTTCAGCACGATGAAGAGATACCGGATTGCCTGGAATATTCACTATTATTTACTTTATTTTTCACTGTTTTTCTTTGCGGCGTTCGGGATCGGGGAAATGACGCTCACAGTATTCATCCCATTTGCCATCCAGCACGGATATCTTCTGCTGCTGATCGTACTCAACCGGGATGAGAGGGTGAGCGCTGAAATGATTCCGGCCATGGTGTCGGGGTGCTTCATCCTGCTGGGGCTGCTCAATGATATATACGTTGAGATTCCCCTTTATTACTATTGGATCTTCGCCGGCGTGTATATCGGGGCATCCTTTGTAGAGCCGAAGGAGAAGAAACGAACGAAGGATGTATTGCTTGTCCTTGGATTTATGCATGTACTGCTGTTCCTATTCCAATATTACGAATACGAGTGGCGCTTCGTCCTTGTCGCACTGCAGGCAATTGCCTTATTATGGCTTGCAGGCAGGCGGGAGAGCTATATCGGTCTTGCGGGCTCGGTGTTGCTCATCGTCATTTCTTTATTATCCGTCTTGGTTGGATCATCTGTTGATTTCATGACGGACGAATTGCCGATTTTTGCAGCGGCATTCGGATATGTTTATCTCTATGCTTATTACAATCAGAGCGCATCATCATTTTTGAATGGTCCAATCACGTTGGTGAAAGTCGTCCTGACAGGACTGGTCACGTTCTTTGTTTTCAGGATGACGGATTATATTGTCCTTGACTGGGCATACACGCCGCGGACCACGGCTTTCACGGTAGCGATTGCGACGCTTTCGATCCTGTACCTGATTTATGCGGAAACGAAGAAGGATGTCTTTTACCGGTGGGCGGGAATCAGCTTTCTCGCACTTGCCCTCGTGAAGTTCTTCCTAGCAGACCTGGTGTTCCTCGACTTCACGATCCGTGCCATGATCCTGATTCCGATCGGGGTAATCGGTCTGGTGTTATCGAGGGTGCTTTATAAAAAGAAATAA
- a CDS encoding RAxF-45 family protein, which yields MNRSVGLRGKYLDYIYICRAIFHAFAFKGTRMPFFSK from the coding sequence ATGAATCGTTCAGTAGGATTGCGTGGAAAGTATTTAGATTATATCTATATCTGCCGTGCAATTTTTCATGCGTTTGCATTCAAGGGGACACGTATGCCCTTTTTCAGCAAATGA